One genomic region from Amaranthus tricolor cultivar Red isolate AtriRed21 chromosome 12, ASM2621246v1, whole genome shotgun sequence encodes:
- the LOC130828390 gene encoding DNA topoisomerase 3-alpha isoform X2, whose amino-acid sequence MAGHRPIRALNVAEKPSVAKAVTGILSRNNARMREGRSRYNKIFEFEYTIRGQPIHMIFTSVTGHLMELEFDERFKKWYSCDPADLYQAPVRKSVPQDKLDIKRTLQQEVRSCQWLILWLDCDREGENIAYEVIEVCTEVNRNLNMWRARFSALIDRDIHEAVQNLDRPNQSFADAVDARQEIDLRIGASFTRFQTMFLKDAFNFDFATDDRSLVLSYGPCQFPTLGFVVERYWEIQAHEPEEFWTINCSHNSEEGIANFSWMRGHLFDYTCAVSIYEMCVEESIATVILVKQQEKYKYPPYPLSTIELEKRASRYFRMSSEQTMKVAEELYQSGFISYPRTETDSFSARTDLHAIVQEQHAHPVWGSYALRLLDPEAGLWRNPGSGGHDDKAHPPIHPTKFSAGESGWSQDHHKVYELVVRHFLACVSQPAVSAETTVEVDIAGELFSASGRVILAKNYLDVYRFESWGGSVIPTYILGQQAGIGTDATMHDHIKKLLDRFYATKDANTRFSPTSLGEALVMGYDDMGYELWKPYLRSKMEDDMKAVSLGTKRKAEILASCLQEMKACFLDAKLNKVKLSEAMEIFFDRTNRPGVEDQNTTIGVVRRCGHCREADMVLKRKADGKFMVGCLGYPQCRNVVWLPGSISEAVVTSNTCNSCTPGPIFLIQFMFRQLEIPPNYSVNHLGCIGGCDETLRQLTEICGTGPRNSSGTSVRGRTPTTFPRSNTASNVQHGVCSHCRQTGHNANDCPSQVSTSGLARSRATNNTNGRPAITCTSCGEPGVLRTANTANNRGRKFYTCLSQECSFFVWEDTIEDGAGGQNPSHANPRGSNDTSRGRGGRNRGRRGRGHGGRGSGGNRGDDTIFVSATGEPVSSRRCFACGDPSHFANACPNRGM is encoded by the exons ATGGCCGGACACCGCCCAATTAGGGCATTAAACGTCGCGGAGAAACCGTCAGTAGCGAAAGCCGTCACCGGGATTCTATCGAGAAATAATGCGAGAATGAGAGAAGGAAGATCAAGGTATAACAAAATCTTCGAATTTGAGTATACAATTCGAGGTCAACCTATTCATATGATTTTTACTTCGGTTACGGGTCATCTTATGGAGCTTGAATTTGACGAGCGGTTTAAAAAATGGTACTCTTGTGATCCTGCTGACCTTTATCAAGCTCCAGTCCGGAAAAGTGTTCCTCAG GACAAGTTGGACATAAAAAGAACACTTCAGCAGGAAGTCAGGAGCTGCCAGTGGCTCATATTATGGCTTGACTGTGATAGGGAAGGAGAAAATATAGCATATGAGGTAATTGAAGTCTGCACAGAAGTAAACCGTAATTTGAATATGTGGAGGGCTCGCTTTTCTGCTTTGATAGACAG GGATATTCATGAGGCAGTACAGAACCTCGATCGTCCCAATCAATCATTTGCTGACGCTGTAGACGCGAGGCAG GAGATAGATCTACGAATTGGTGCGTCTTTCACTAGGTTCCAGACTATGTTTCTTAAAGATGCTTTTAACTTTGATTTTGCTACTGATGACAGAAGCCTTGTTTTGAGTTATGGTCCATGTCAG TTTCCAACACTTGGCTTTGTTGTGGAAAGGTATTGGGAAATACAAGCACATGAGCCGGAGGAGTTTTGGACAATTAATTGTTCACACAATTCGGAGGAAGGAATTGCTAATTTCAGTTGGAT GCGTGGGCATTTGTTCGACTATACTTGTGCAGTCTCCATTTATGAGATGTGTGTTGAGGAATCAATTGCTACT GTTATTCTGGTTAAACAGCAGGAGAAGTATAAGTATCCTCCTTATCCATTAAGTACGATTGAGCTTGAAAAACGTGCATCGAGATACTTCAGGATGAGTTCCGAACAGACAATGAAG GTGGCAGAAGAGTTATACCAATCTGGTTTCATTAGTTATCCTCGAACTGAGACTGACAGTTTCTCGGCTAGGACTGATCTGCAT GCAATTGTGCAAGAACAACATGCACATCCGGTGTGGGGCTCCTATGCGCTGCGGTTGTTGGACCCTGAAGCAGGTCTCTGGAGAAATCCAGGCAGTGGGGGTCATGACGACAAAGCTCATCCACCTATTCACCCAACAAAGTTTTCTGCTGGGGAGTCTGGATGGAGCCAGGACCACCAT AAAGTATATGAGCTTGTTGTTCGTCATTTTCTAGCCTGTGTTTCCCAGCCAGCTGTAAGTGCTGAAACTACTGTGGAGGTTGATATTGCTGGTGAATTGTTTTCTGCATCTGGAAGAGTGATACTTGCC aaaaattatttggaTGTTTACCGTTTTGAAAGTTGGGGAGGTTCTGTGATCCCTACTTATATCCTTGGACAACAG GCAGGAATTGGTACTGATGCAACCATGCATGATCACATCAAGAAGCTTTTAGATCGTTTCTATGCTACAAAAGATGCAAATACTCGTTTTTCACCGACTAGTCTT GGAGAAGCATTGGTTATGGGATATGATGACATGGG TTATGAGCTTTGGAAACCTTATCTGAGATCCAAAATGGAGGATGATATGAAGGCTGTCAGTTTAGGCACCAAGAGGAAAGCTGAAATTCTGGCTTCTTGTTTACAGGAGATGAAAGCTTGTTTCTTAGAT GCTAAGCTTAACAAAGTTAAACTCTCTGAGGCCATGGAAATATTTTTTGACAG AACTAATAGGCCTGGTGTAGAGGATCAAAACACAACAATCGGTGTTGTTCGCCGCTGTGGACATTGTCGAGAGGCTGATATGGTGCTGAAACGCAAAGCG GATGGAAAATTTATGGTTGGTTGCTTGGGCTATCCTCAG TGTAGAAATGTGGTTTGGCTCCCTGGATCTATATCAGAAGCAGTTGTGACCTCAAATACATGCAACTCGTGCACTCCAG GTCCAATTTTCTTGATTCAGTTTATGTTTCGGCAGTTGGAAATTCCTCCAAATTACAGTGTGAATCACTTAG GCTGCATTGGTGGATGTGATGAAACACTTAGACAGCTAACAGAGATATGTGGAACTGGTCCTCGCAATTCTTCTGGAACATCTG TGAGAGGACGAACTCCAACAACCTTTCCTCGTAGCAATACAGCAAGTAATGTTCAGCATGGTGTCTGCTCACACTGTAGGCAGACAGGACATAATGCAAATGATTGCCCTTCCCAGGTCTCAACATCTGGACTTGCTAGATCTAGAGCAACAAATAACACAAATG GGCGACCAGCAATAACATGTACTTCGTGTGGAGAACCTGGTGTATTACGAACAGCAAATACCGCAAACAATAGGGGCAGAAAGTTCTATACTTGTCTATCTCAGGAGTGCAGCTTCTTTGT ATGGGAGGATACGATAGAAGATGGAGCTGGAGGACAGAACCCTTCACATGCCAATCCAAGAGGCTCAAACGATACTTCCAGAGGACGGGGTGGGCGAAACAGGGGCCGTCGTGGCAGGGGCCATGGAGGCCGTGGAAGTGGTGGAAATCGTGGAGATGATACAATATTTGTTTCAGCAACAGGTGAACCTGTATCTAGTAGAAGATGCTTTGCGTGTGGTGATCCGTCGCACTTTGCAAATGCTTGTCCGAATCGTGGCATGTAG
- the LOC130828390 gene encoding DNA topoisomerase 3-alpha isoform X1, producing the protein MAGHRPIRALNVAEKPSVAKAVTGILSRNNARMREGRSRYNKIFEFEYTIRGQPIHMIFTSVTGHLMELEFDERFKKWYSCDPADLYQAPVRKSVPQDKLDIKRTLQQEVRSCQWLILWLDCDREGENIAYEVIEVCTEVNRNLNMWRARFSALIDRDIHEAVQNLDRPNQSFADAVDARQEIDLRIGASFTRFQTMFLKDAFNFDFATDDRSLVLSYGPCQFPTLGFVVERYWEIQAHEPEEFWTINCSHNSEEGIANFSWMRGHLFDYTCAVSIYEMCVEESIATVILVKQQEKYKYPPYPLSTIELEKRASRYFRMSSEQTMKVAEELYQSGFISYPRTETDSFSARTDLHAIVQEQHAHPVWGSYALRLLDPEAGLWRNPGSGGHDDKAHPPIHPTKFSAGESGWSQDHHKVYELVVRHFLACVSQPAVSAETTVEVDIAGELFSASGRVILAKNYLDVYRFESWGGSVIPTYILGQQFTPTILTLDSGVTRPPPLLSEADLLSCMDKAGIGTDATMHDHIKKLLDRFYATKDANTRFSPTSLGEALVMGYDDMGYELWKPYLRSKMEDDMKAVSLGTKRKAEILASCLQEMKACFLDAKLNKVKLSEAMEIFFDRTNRPGVEDQNTTIGVVRRCGHCREADMVLKRKADGKFMVGCLGYPQCRNVVWLPGSISEAVVTSNTCNSCTPGPIFLIQFMFRQLEIPPNYSVNHLGCIGGCDETLRQLTEICGTGPRNSSGTSVRGRTPTTFPRSNTASNVQHGVCSHCRQTGHNANDCPSQVSTSGLARSRATNNTNGRPAITCTSCGEPGVLRTANTANNRGRKFYTCLSQECSFFVWEDTIEDGAGGQNPSHANPRGSNDTSRGRGGRNRGRRGRGHGGRGSGGNRGDDTIFVSATGEPVSSRRCFACGDPSHFANACPNRGM; encoded by the exons ATGGCCGGACACCGCCCAATTAGGGCATTAAACGTCGCGGAGAAACCGTCAGTAGCGAAAGCCGTCACCGGGATTCTATCGAGAAATAATGCGAGAATGAGAGAAGGAAGATCAAGGTATAACAAAATCTTCGAATTTGAGTATACAATTCGAGGTCAACCTATTCATATGATTTTTACTTCGGTTACGGGTCATCTTATGGAGCTTGAATTTGACGAGCGGTTTAAAAAATGGTACTCTTGTGATCCTGCTGACCTTTATCAAGCTCCAGTCCGGAAAAGTGTTCCTCAG GACAAGTTGGACATAAAAAGAACACTTCAGCAGGAAGTCAGGAGCTGCCAGTGGCTCATATTATGGCTTGACTGTGATAGGGAAGGAGAAAATATAGCATATGAGGTAATTGAAGTCTGCACAGAAGTAAACCGTAATTTGAATATGTGGAGGGCTCGCTTTTCTGCTTTGATAGACAG GGATATTCATGAGGCAGTACAGAACCTCGATCGTCCCAATCAATCATTTGCTGACGCTGTAGACGCGAGGCAG GAGATAGATCTACGAATTGGTGCGTCTTTCACTAGGTTCCAGACTATGTTTCTTAAAGATGCTTTTAACTTTGATTTTGCTACTGATGACAGAAGCCTTGTTTTGAGTTATGGTCCATGTCAG TTTCCAACACTTGGCTTTGTTGTGGAAAGGTATTGGGAAATACAAGCACATGAGCCGGAGGAGTTTTGGACAATTAATTGTTCACACAATTCGGAGGAAGGAATTGCTAATTTCAGTTGGAT GCGTGGGCATTTGTTCGACTATACTTGTGCAGTCTCCATTTATGAGATGTGTGTTGAGGAATCAATTGCTACT GTTATTCTGGTTAAACAGCAGGAGAAGTATAAGTATCCTCCTTATCCATTAAGTACGATTGAGCTTGAAAAACGTGCATCGAGATACTTCAGGATGAGTTCCGAACAGACAATGAAG GTGGCAGAAGAGTTATACCAATCTGGTTTCATTAGTTATCCTCGAACTGAGACTGACAGTTTCTCGGCTAGGACTGATCTGCAT GCAATTGTGCAAGAACAACATGCACATCCGGTGTGGGGCTCCTATGCGCTGCGGTTGTTGGACCCTGAAGCAGGTCTCTGGAGAAATCCAGGCAGTGGGGGTCATGACGACAAAGCTCATCCACCTATTCACCCAACAAAGTTTTCTGCTGGGGAGTCTGGATGGAGCCAGGACCACCAT AAAGTATATGAGCTTGTTGTTCGTCATTTTCTAGCCTGTGTTTCCCAGCCAGCTGTAAGTGCTGAAACTACTGTGGAGGTTGATATTGCTGGTGAATTGTTTTCTGCATCTGGAAGAGTGATACTTGCC aaaaattatttggaTGTTTACCGTTTTGAAAGTTGGGGAGGTTCTGTGATCCCTACTTATATCCTTGGACAACAG TTTACTCCAACTATATTGACTCTAGACTCCGGTGTGACCCGGCCACCACCACTGTTAAGTGAAGCTGATTTGCTGAGTTGTATGGACAAA GCAGGAATTGGTACTGATGCAACCATGCATGATCACATCAAGAAGCTTTTAGATCGTTTCTATGCTACAAAAGATGCAAATACTCGTTTTTCACCGACTAGTCTT GGAGAAGCATTGGTTATGGGATATGATGACATGGG TTATGAGCTTTGGAAACCTTATCTGAGATCCAAAATGGAGGATGATATGAAGGCTGTCAGTTTAGGCACCAAGAGGAAAGCTGAAATTCTGGCTTCTTGTTTACAGGAGATGAAAGCTTGTTTCTTAGAT GCTAAGCTTAACAAAGTTAAACTCTCTGAGGCCATGGAAATATTTTTTGACAG AACTAATAGGCCTGGTGTAGAGGATCAAAACACAACAATCGGTGTTGTTCGCCGCTGTGGACATTGTCGAGAGGCTGATATGGTGCTGAAACGCAAAGCG GATGGAAAATTTATGGTTGGTTGCTTGGGCTATCCTCAG TGTAGAAATGTGGTTTGGCTCCCTGGATCTATATCAGAAGCAGTTGTGACCTCAAATACATGCAACTCGTGCACTCCAG GTCCAATTTTCTTGATTCAGTTTATGTTTCGGCAGTTGGAAATTCCTCCAAATTACAGTGTGAATCACTTAG GCTGCATTGGTGGATGTGATGAAACACTTAGACAGCTAACAGAGATATGTGGAACTGGTCCTCGCAATTCTTCTGGAACATCTG TGAGAGGACGAACTCCAACAACCTTTCCTCGTAGCAATACAGCAAGTAATGTTCAGCATGGTGTCTGCTCACACTGTAGGCAGACAGGACATAATGCAAATGATTGCCCTTCCCAGGTCTCAACATCTGGACTTGCTAGATCTAGAGCAACAAATAACACAAATG GGCGACCAGCAATAACATGTACTTCGTGTGGAGAACCTGGTGTATTACGAACAGCAAATACCGCAAACAATAGGGGCAGAAAGTTCTATACTTGTCTATCTCAGGAGTGCAGCTTCTTTGT ATGGGAGGATACGATAGAAGATGGAGCTGGAGGACAGAACCCTTCACATGCCAATCCAAGAGGCTCAAACGATACTTCCAGAGGACGGGGTGGGCGAAACAGGGGCCGTCGTGGCAGGGGCCATGGAGGCCGTGGAAGTGGTGGAAATCGTGGAGATGATACAATATTTGTTTCAGCAACAGGTGAACCTGTATCTAGTAGAAGATGCTTTGCGTGTGGTGATCCGTCGCACTTTGCAAATGCTTGTCCGAATCGTGGCATGTAG
- the LOC130828392 gene encoding protein GAMETE EXPRESSED 3 → MSRVLALAYYILLFLPDFIQGESGIRFTNRLGKPLMGDDGIIYSCSGKFLYAFKSNGSMLWNAHLNYTCNGKIAPVYGGEGRVYIIAENQVLSINVRSHGTSHPIVVLFWGNASTQETSKEVLGLSTSMSTSSVYINIKNEGLFAYSNRGKLRWNALPVLNQFGYSQGCQKNVTNCYFTSSPIIDSCENSVYISNNEGELYSISHRSPRFKWVQNLSSFGKIFIATPGNNGFLYVTVSTKATVLGLDGSTGYILWQKSIGPLSSELHAPVIDSNGWLSIGSLDGFLYSLSPAGILKKFSKARPLNSVIQVSPVLDCSGYAVYISQTEMEGKTSRVIGDYTFVSAMKPKSVVFWLFVPATETLYWSAVYPGEFAFNLSQSDLKKFTIDEEIFLAFIAAANIGNPLSCRTSDLKLSFSCSEPRPKSISVYTGNERTILLFLLFETIILVVLAIVVRFCWIFWGKQKVQSQALGRFLDKRHSLRLKKKEYDKTISELEQKAAKEATTSNILENLTKLVKQREGIERKLSTTYSLGRDNNYNMNSQSKHVLPVYDSKARSYSVRGLKSESVTIFHSYSSSSSTDYVTSSSETNSDQDFHGQLELSSKGKAKGKEIEIMEISSSNEEEDSNYDREEFSSSRTSSGFSDFSDSLQNVRSVDNVNSRRAWLFRRRRSLSLTN, encoded by the exons ATGAGCAGGGTTCTTGCACTTGCTTATTATATTTTGCTATTTTTGCCTGATTTCATCCAAG GGGAATCAGGGATAAGATTTACCAACAGGCTTGGGAAACCTCTGATGGGAGATGATGGCATAATATATTCTTGTTCTGGGAAATTTTTGTATGCTTTCAAAAGTAATGGATCTATGTTATGGAATGCACACTTGAATTATACATGTAACGGTAAAATTGCCCCAGTTTATGGTGGTGAAGGCAGG GTGTATATCATTGCAGAAAATCAAGTTCTAAGTATAAATGTTCGGAGTCATGGAACTTCACACCCAATTGTTGTACTTTTTTGGGGTAATGCATCAACACAGGAAACATCAAAAGAAGTTCTTGGACTTTCTACAAGTATGTCCACATCTTCTGTGtacataaacataaaaaatgaaGGACTTTTTGCATATTCTAATAGAGGGAAATTGCGTTGGAATGCTTTGCCGGTCTTAAACCAATTTGGGTATTCTCAAGGTTGTCAGAAAAATGTCACTAACTGTTACTTCACTTCATCTCCTATCATTGACAGTTGCGAGAACagtgtatat ATTTCGAATAACGAGGGAGAACTCTATTCTATCTCACATCGTAGTCCTCGTTTCAAATGGGTTCAGAATCTGAGTTCATTTGGCAAAATATTTATTGCTACACCAGGGAACAATGGCTTCTTGTATGTTACAGTTTCTACTAAGGCCACTGTGCTTGGCCTAGATGGTTCTACAGGCTATATTCTATGGCAGAAGAGCATTGGACCATTAAGTTCTGAACTGCATGCACCTGTGATTGACTCTAATG GGTGGTTATCTATTGGTTCACTTGATGGATTTCTCTACTCATTATCACCAGCAGGGATCCTCAAGAAGTTCTCTAAAGCACGTCCATTGAATTCTGTTATTCAAGTCAGTCCAGTTCTTGATTGCTCTGGCTATGCAGTTTATATTTCTCAGACCGAAATGGAAGGAAAAACAAGTCGTGTGATTGGTGATTACACGTTCGTTTCAGCAATGAAACCAAAGAGTGTGGTCTTTTGGCTGTTTGTTCCTGCCACTGAAACTTTATATTGGTCTGCAGTTTATCCTG GTGAATTTGCATTCAATTTGTCACAAAGTGACCTTAAGAAGTTTACTATAGATGAAGAGATTTTCCTGGCTTTTATCGCTGCAGCAA ACATTGGGAATCCTCTTTCTTGTAGAACGTCTG ATCTGAAGCTTTCATTCAGTTGCTCTGAGCCGCGGCCAAAGAGCATCAGTGTTTATACAG GTAATGAAAGAACCATACTGCTTTTTCTACTGTTTGAAACCATAATTTTGGTCGTCTTGGCCATTGTTGTACGATTCTGCTGGATATTCTGGGGCAAGCAAAAGGTCCAAAGTCAAGCTCTTGGGAGATTTCTCGACAAACGA CATTCACTGAGGCTTAAAAAGAAAGAGTATGATAAGACAATTTCCGAGCTAGAGCAGAAGGCAGCAAAGGAAGCAACAACAAGCAACATTCTAGAAAACCTAACCAAGTTAGTAAAACAAAGAGAAGGCATTGAAAGAAAACTGTCAACAACATACAGTTTAGGCAGAGATAATAATTACAACATGAATTCACAATCAAAACATGTACTTCCAGTCTATGATTCAAAAGCAAGGAGTTATTCTGTTAGAGGTTTAAAGAGTGAAAGTGTCACAATCTTTCATTCATATAGCAGTTCTTCTTCTACAGATTACGTCACTTCTTCATCAGAAACTAACTCTGACCAAGATTTTCATGGACAATTAGAGTTGTCTTCAAAAGGTAAAGCAAAGGGAAAAGAGATAGAAATAATGGAAATCAGCTCAagtaatgaagaagaagattctAATTATGATCGGGAAGAGTTTAGTTCTTCTAGAACAAGTTCAGGGTTCAGTGATTTTTCTGATTCTTTACAGAATGTTAGAAGTGTAGATAATGTTAATAGTAGAAGGGCTTGGTTGTTTAGAAGGAGGAGGTCCTTATCTCTAACTAATTAG